The Methanobacterium formicicum DSM 3637 nucleotide sequence TAAAAAGAATCAGAAACGTGCCGGTGTTAAGAAGGCCTGGTTAAAAGATAGATTTGCAGAGGGCCATACCTTTAAAAAGTTTAATGTTCGGGGCAAAGTGTTCATTGAATACGTCCCTGCAGAATATGCCTGGTTTCCAGTTGAGGCACCAGGCTATAATTTTATTCAGTGTCTCTGGGCATCTGGCCGGTACAAGGGTAAAGGTTACGGCTCCCAATTACTGGAGGAATCGGAGAAAGATTCCCGGAATAATAATAAAAAGGGATTGGTAGTAGTAACCGGGCGTAAAAAACTCCCATTTACAGTGGATAAGAAATTCTACCTTAAAAAAGGGTTTGAGATATGCGATGAGGCCCCGCCCTATTTTGAAATGCTGGTGAAGAAATTCTCTGAAGATGCACCCACACCCCAATTCACAGATAAAGCAAAAAAAGCTGAGATTCCTGGAAAAACTGGATTAACCTTTATTTACACGGATATGTGTCCATTTAACGCAGATTATGTTGATATTATGGTTGATGTTGCAATGAAACATGGGTTTCAAACCGAAAAAATCAAGGTGGAAAGTCTAAAGCAGGCTAAAGACTTACCAACTCCCTTTGGGATTTTCAGTGTTTTTCACAATGGGAAGTTCTTAACACATGAAGTAATGGCAGAAAAAAAATTTGATAAACTTCTCAATACCATAAAGCCCTGAATGTTTTTAGGTTTCTGACAGAGCCCCACTTTTTTTGAAATAGAAACTATATTATATTTCACAGATAAAAATTATTTTCACAGGAAAAAAATTAGTTAATGGTAATTGGAAATTCACTGAGTAGATCTACTATGGCATCACAACATTCTATTTTGGGCATTATATTACTTATTAGTGCCATAATACTTCTTTATTTATCGTTTTACAGCCTAAAGAAGCGTTCATCTAATTTATACTTTTATTTTTCCCTTCTGACTTTATCTGTATTTTTATGGTGCTTGGGTTCGGCCATGGAATTTTTCAGTCTAGAGATGTGGGCCAAAATATTCTGGATAAAAATCAGTTACATTGGAGTGGCTACCGCTGCACCGTTATGGTTTATTGTAATATTGGAATACGCACAACACGAAAAATACCTTAAACCAAAATATATTGGGATGTTAATGGTTTTACCCCTGGTTATCATCCTCCTGGCATTTACCAATGATTTACATGGACTCATCTGGCCCAGCATCACCCCAGTTTCCAGTGTGACTGGTTCACCATTAATCTACGCCCATGGAGTGGCATTCTGGGTGAACATTGCCTACAGTTTCATACTCATAATCCTGGGATTAGTAGTCCTGTTAAGACTCTTAATGAAATCCCCCCGGGTATACCATACCCAAATATTGATCCTGATTACAAGTGGGGTGATACCACTATTTTTCAGTGTCCTCTACAACACGGATATACTTGGCATCCCTGGACTGGATATAACTCCATTTGGGTTAACTATTTCTGGACTACTACTGGCAGTATCAATTTTTAAATTTTCTCTACTGGGTATAAGGCCCATTGCCTATGAAAAACTCTTTGAAACAATAAAAAATGGGTTCATGGTTTTTGATACCAACGGCACATTAATCGATGTTAACCCTGCTGCAGAAATGATTGGAATAACTGAAGATGATGTGGGGAAACAGGCAACAGATTTACTGGATAAATTCCCTGAATTAAAAGAGTTTTACCATACAGCTGGTGAAGAAAAAACAATATATGTGGGTGATCCATTCAACCGGTGGATCAGGATGCAGATCACATTCCTCTATGATAAAAATGAATTCAAAGGACGATTATTAACAATTCAGGATATAAGTAAACTTAAAAGAGCTGAAAAAGATTATATTGACAGTGAAGAACGTTATAAGAATTTATCTGAACTTTCACCCGATGCAATTCTGGTGGTTATGGGTGAGAAGATCGTTTTCGCCAACAAGGCTTCCGCCACTATATTTGGCATGGAAAATCCTCAAGATCTTTTAGATAAAAATCTTTTCAGTTTCTACTCTCCTGATTCGGTGGAAACTTCTAAAAAACGGTTACATGAAGTTTTCGTTGAAAATAAAACTTTAGATTTCATTGAAGAAAAAATCATATCTCTCGATGGCCAACATAAGGATATTGAAGTTGGTGATGCCCCAATAAACTATAATGGTCAACGAGCGGTTCAGATCGTGGCCAGGGATATTAGCCAGCGGAAAAAACTGGAGGAAGAACTGAAAAAATCCTTAAAAGAAAAGGATCTGATGATGAAGGAGATCCACCACCGCGTTAAAAATAATCTAATGGTTATCCAGAGTCTTCTTAACCTGCAATCACGGTATATTAAGGATACAGATGCCAGGGATATTTTTAAAGATAGTCAAAACCGTGCCAAGTCCATGGCCATGATACATGAAAGCCTTTACCAGTCCAGTGATCTTAAACGGATAGAATTCAGTGGATACATTACCACTCTGGCCAATAACCTTTTCTACAGTTATGCCGCTGATCCTGAACGGGTGAAGATGAGTGTTAATGTTGATGAGGTTATGCTGGATATAAACACTGCCATTCCCCTGGGACTCATTTTAACCGAACTGATATCCAACTGTTTAAAGTACGCATTTCCAGATGAGGAAAGTGGTGAAATAAAGGTTGACTTCCATTCTGATACTGATGATGGTACAAATAAATTTAGATTAACAGTCAGTGATAATGGAGTTGGTCTCCCACCAGACTTTGACCCCCAAAAATCTGATTCACTGGGGATAATGCTCATCTACAGTTTATCTGAACAGATCGGTGCTGAAATCAAACTGGACACCAGTAAGGGAACCAAGTTCGACATAACCTTTGAAGAAAAGCTGGATCATTCTTAAGCATTGATGAAGTTTTTTACTAAAATTGCTTTTGATTTTATGCCCCTGAACACAACCTTTTTAAGGGCATGTGATCAACATTGTGTTACCGCCAATATGGCGTAAGTGACCTACTTTTTTTGGGACCCCTAATGATCCCATGGATGTGGCGAAAGCTGAACAAAAAGAGGTGTATTTAATGTACAGTTATATAAGAGATGCCTGGAAAAATCCAGATGAGTCTTACGTAAAAGAATTAATGCAACAGAGAGCTCCCCAGTGGAGAAAAGAAAGTGTAATCACCCGTGTCGAGCGACCAACCAGACTTGACAGGGCAAGGTCCCTTGGATATAAAGCCAAAAAGGGATACGTAGTTGTCAGAACCCGTGTACGTCGTGGTGGACGAAGGAAAACCAGATTCACCGCAGGTCGTAAGCCAAAAAGGCAGGGTGTTAAAAAGATAACTCCTAAAAAATCCATTCAGCGCATGGCTGAAGAAAGGGTAGCCCGTAAATATCCCAACCTGGAAGTTTTAAACTCTTACTGGCTCTGGGAAGATGGGAAATTCAAATTCTTTGAAGTGATCCTGGTTGATCCTAACCATCCTGTGATCAAAAACGACCCTAAAATCAACTGGATCTGTGAAAAACACCACCGTGGAAGAGCATTCCGTGGATTGACCAGTGAAGGTAAGAAAAATAGGGGACTCAGGAATAAAGGTAAAGGAGCGGAGAAATTAAGGTAATGATACATAACCTCTCCTACCGGGCCTTTGTTTACGGAACTGAAAACGAAGAGAAGGTGAGGGAGGCTTTATCCACCCTCCTTCCCGCTGCCCAACCAACCAAGGAAATCACTGAAGGTTACCATAAGAATCAGGTTATTATTCTCCAGGGAAAAATCACCAAAAAAAGAAAACTTAAAGATTTCCTGGAAAAATTACATTCACTAAACCCCTCTGCCAAAAAAAGGATTCTAAGGGAACTTGAATTCAAAATGGATGAAAGAGGGAATCTTTTTCTTAGATTTGATAAACAACGTGCATATCTGGGAGATCTGAAAGTAGTGGATCATGGTGATTCCCTGCACCTGAAACTGAAAATAGCTGCCTATCCTTCCAGGAAAGAAGAGGCTCTAAAGGTAGCCCGGCAGATATTTGAATAAAGGTGTAAAAGATGTTTTTTGATTTTCATATTCATGGTGGTCCTGAACTGGCCCTAGATGCTGGAAACATAGGATACCATGGAGTAGGGTTGACTGTCTATTCCCGAGATTGTATCAATAAACCCGAAACCCTTAAAAACCTGCGTAAAAGCATCAGTGACCTGAATGAAGATAAGGATGATCACATTTCTATCCAGATATGTGTGGAGATAGAGGCCAAAAATCAGGAAGACCTTAAAAAACAGGTACAGAAATTTCGAAAGAAGGCCGATGTCATTCTGGTCCATGGTGGTGACCTTAAAATAAACAGAGCAGCCACCGAAGATCCACGTGTTGATATCCTGAGCCACCCCTATCGCAGCCGTTTTGATAGTGGTATTAACCATGTTTTGGCAGTTAAAGCTGCTGAAAACAGTGTTGCGATAGAAATAAACCTGAAATATCTCCTTTTAACTCGTCCAAACCAGCAATACAGGGTTTTAAATCAGTTCCGGCAGATTATGAAGTTGCATCGTAAATACGAGGTACCGGTAATAATCACCAGTGACACCAGTTCATTCTATGGGCTGCGTAACCCGCGAGATATCATGGCACTGTCAGCCTGTTTTGGAATGACCAAGGATGAAGCCTTCAATGCATTGTCCAAAACTCCACAGGAAATTATCTACAGAAATACAATAAGAGATGATATCATAGTTCCAGGGGCACGTTTGGTAAAATAATTAAATATACCGGGATTTATTTATCTAAAATAATAAATTAATGAATTAACCTGACTAAACTCAGAATTAACTACATTAAATTTCAGAATCATTGATAAACTTAAAATTTAACTAAATTTAGAATTCTGATATTTATTAAACCCAGAATTTACTGGACTAAACTCAAATATACGGAGATATAAGAGTTTATGAAACTTAAAATATTACCCACGCACCTTAGGGATAAGAAAAGATACCTGGCATTTGAGGCTTTTTCAGAAATCCCTCTACAACGGGATGATGTAATATCCCTGGTTACAGAGTCATCTTTAAACCTTTACGGGGCATGTGGGACCAGCCAACTGGGATTATGGGTGGTGAAAGTGTGGAACTGTCCTGATACTGGTAGTTGTTATCCTGTAAATGGAAAACACGTGGTTAAGGGAATCATCCGATGTAAAAGGGAAGAATTAGACCGAGCCCGAGCAGTTCTTCCTACCATAACTAAATTCCACGGGAAAAATGTGGTTTTTCACACTCTTGGAATTTCAGGAACCATCAAGGCAGCTATAACAAACTTTATTAAATTGAAGGCAGCAGATGAGTAAAATGTATAAATGGTTTTATTAACTTCTAAACCAATATTTTATTGAAGTTCATTATTTTATCAAAAAATTTAAAAGAGGTATAAGATATGCAACCGTTCCCAGCAGCAGGATATGATAAAGGTATATCTATTTTTAGCCCAGATGGAAGGCTATTTCAGGTTGAATACGCAAGAGAAGCTGTCAAAAGAGGTACAACTTCATTAGGTGTGAAATCAGCAGAGGGGATTGTGCTGGTGGTAGATAAAAGACCCAGCAGCAAACTGGTGGAACCCACCTCCATTGAAAAGATATTCCAGATCGACGAACACATAGGAGCAGCAACCTCCGGTCTGGTGGCCGACGCCCGTAAACTAATTGAACAGGCTAGAATGGAATCTCAGGTCAACAAGATCACCTTCAACGAACCCATACCCGTGGAAATGTTAGCCAAGAAGATCTGTGACATGAAACAGATGTACACCCAGCACGGTGGAGTCAGACCATTCGGTTCAGCACTGATCATCGGGGGAGTCAACGACAACGGATGCCGATTGTTTGAAACAGACCCCAGTGGTGCCTTAATTGAATACAAGGCCACTGCAATTGGAGCTGGTAGGGCAATGGCCATGGAAGTCTTTGAAAAGGGTTACAGTGAAGATCTCAAAATCAACGAAGCCATGGAACTGGCACTGGACGCAATCTACGAGGCAACCGAAGGCAAAACCACCAAAGAAAGCGTGGAAATTGCGGTTATAGAAGAATCCAATCATAAATATCGCAAACTCACAGAAGATGAAATAGAAGAACATGTAGAAGAACTCCTCATCCGCAAGTCCAAGGAGGACGAGGAAGAAGAGGAATAATTCATGATCACCCTGGAAAATGCAGTAATAGCCCGCCTGGAATACTACGGGGAACGGTTTGAGATCCTGGTGGATCCGGATCTGGCATCTGATTTTAAAAGGGGAGACGATATCCAAATTGAAGAGATACTGGCTGTTGAAGAGGTTTTCAAGGATGCTAAAAAGGGGGATAAAGCATCGGAAGAGGCTATGAACAAAGCCTTTGAAACAACTGATCCCCTGGAAGCCGCTGTAATCATCATCCGCAAAGGGCAGGTCCAA carries:
- a CDS encoding GNAT family N-acetyltransferase, translated to MAPNIFAVHWVNKKNQKRAGVKKAWLKDRFAEGHTFKKFNVRGKVFIEYVPAEYAWFPVEAPGYNFIQCLWASGRYKGKGYGSQLLEESEKDSRNNNKKGLVVVTGRKKLPFTVDKKFYLKKGFEICDEAPPYFEMLVKKFSEDAPTPQFTDKAKKAEIPGKTGLTFIYTDMCPFNADYVDIMVDVAMKHGFQTEKIKVESLKQAKDLPTPFGIFSVFHNGKFLTHEVMAEKKFDKLLNTIKP
- a CDS encoding histidine kinase N-terminal 7TM domain-containing protein — translated: MASQHSILGIILLISAIILLYLSFYSLKKRSSNLYFYFSLLTLSVFLWCLGSAMEFFSLEMWAKIFWIKISYIGVATAAPLWFIVILEYAQHEKYLKPKYIGMLMVLPLVIILLAFTNDLHGLIWPSITPVSSVTGSPLIYAHGVAFWVNIAYSFILIILGLVVLLRLLMKSPRVYHTQILILITSGVIPLFFSVLYNTDILGIPGLDITPFGLTISGLLLAVSIFKFSLLGIRPIAYEKLFETIKNGFMVFDTNGTLIDVNPAAEMIGITEDDVGKQATDLLDKFPELKEFYHTAGEEKTIYVGDPFNRWIRMQITFLYDKNEFKGRLLTIQDISKLKRAEKDYIDSEERYKNLSELSPDAILVVMGEKIVFANKASATIFGMENPQDLLDKNLFSFYSPDSVETSKKRLHEVFVENKTLDFIEEKIISLDGQHKDIEVGDAPINYNGQRAVQIVARDISQRKKLEEELKKSLKEKDLMMKEIHHRVKNNLMVIQSLLNLQSRYIKDTDARDIFKDSQNRAKSMAMIHESLYQSSDLKRIEFSGYITTLANNLFYSYAADPERVKMSVNVDEVMLDINTAIPLGLILTELISNCLKYAFPDEESGEIKVDFHSDTDDGTNKFRLTVSDNGVGLPPDFDPQKSDSLGIMLIYSLSEQIGAEIKLDTSKGTKFDITFEEKLDHS
- a CDS encoding 50S ribosomal protein L15e; the encoded protein is MYSYIRDAWKNPDESYVKELMQQRAPQWRKESVITRVERPTRLDRARSLGYKAKKGYVVVRTRVRRGGRRKTRFTAGRKPKRQGVKKITPKKSIQRMAEERVARKYPNLEVLNSYWLWEDGKFKFFEVILVDPNHPVIKNDPKINWICEKHHRGRAFRGLTSEGKKNRGLRNKGKGAEKLR
- a CDS encoding RNA-binding protein: MIHNLSYRAFVYGTENEEKVREALSTLLPAAQPTKEITEGYHKNQVIILQGKITKKRKLKDFLEKLHSLNPSAKKRILRELEFKMDERGNLFLRFDKQRAYLGDLKVVDHGDSLHLKLKIAAYPSRKEEALKVARQIFE
- the rnp3 gene encoding ribonuclease P protein component 3, with protein sequence MFFDFHIHGGPELALDAGNIGYHGVGLTVYSRDCINKPETLKNLRKSISDLNEDKDDHISIQICVEIEAKNQEDLKKQVQKFRKKADVILVHGGDLKINRAATEDPRVDILSHPYRSRFDSGINHVLAVKAAENSVAIEINLKYLLLTRPNQQYRVLNQFRQIMKLHRKYEVPVIITSDTSSFYGLRNPRDIMALSACFGMTKDEAFNALSKTPQEIIYRNTIRDDIIVPGARLVK
- a CDS encoding Rpp14/Pop5 family protein → MKLKILPTHLRDKKRYLAFEAFSEIPLQRDDVISLVTESSLNLYGACGTSQLGLWVVKVWNCPDTGSCYPVNGKHVVKGIIRCKREELDRARAVLPTITKFHGKNVVFHTLGISGTIKAAITNFIKLKAADE
- the psmA gene encoding archaeal proteasome endopeptidase complex subunit alpha, encoding MQPFPAAGYDKGISIFSPDGRLFQVEYAREAVKRGTTSLGVKSAEGIVLVVDKRPSSKLVEPTSIEKIFQIDEHIGAATSGLVADARKLIEQARMESQVNKITFNEPIPVEMLAKKICDMKQMYTQHGGVRPFGSALIIGGVNDNGCRLFETDPSGALIEYKATAIGAGRAMAMEVFEKGYSEDLKINEAMELALDAIYEATEGKTTKESVEIAVIEESNHKYRKLTEDEIEEHVEELLIRKSKEDEEEEE